Proteins encoded in a region of the Haloarchaeobius salinus genome:
- a CDS encoding DUF2309 domain-containing protein → MSTEPAIEERIDAAADAVGSVWPLHSFVTANPLAGFEDQPFHEAVADAEQTLGGTGYPSADVFRAAWERGDIDPDVLRSELAAHGYDDDPAASLDRLAAAGSVGTPGSDVETATDRVDAVLTKWLAAFLDQGRAKWRMPNRERGFYAAVRRLAPHDDDIPGGEAFADQPDEPVDAVREVLTDYPVGEWRDVLEFQLTALPGWTGFLKQRADAGDDWQTEYPITLAGYLAVRLTLADLFDAPVGPDETPDGPDGGTETPGADVPLPEVWLRAWEASYRGELVDAVADASGAAAERDDAGRPDAQLVFCIDTRSEVLRRHVEAAGDYETHGYAGFFGVPMRYAGYDADATVDACPPILDAQHRIAAHPTGGGDGEQAAHDRWHAAVTAGRRAVERMRSNAATAFSFVESAGAGYGAALAARTLLPGRVHDLLDAVDRRVPDEHEFCEPSVDYNPDSVNPLREGLTHAEKVEYAATAFELLGWERFARLVVFTGHASETANNPFDSSLDCGACAGNAGGPNARVLAAICNDEDVRADLRERGIEVPADTVFVAGEHTTTTDEVELYDGHVPESHAADLEQLRADLGTARADAAAERAEDMGVAGESGVRETQRRAADWAETRPEWGLAGNAGFVVGPRELTDDLDLDGRSFLHSYDWSTDPDGDALAAIVAGPLVVTQWINTQYYFSTVDNAAYGSGSKVTQNPVGNVGVYQGNGGDLMAGLPLQSLYAADDEPYHQPLRLSTVVHAPVERVTDVLADNPTVAGLLDNGWLSLTVVDPTQEHRAFEYDGELEWTPMSEPAAAARTPTPEPQAADD, encoded by the coding sequence ATGAGTACTGAACCCGCTATCGAGGAGCGCATCGACGCGGCCGCCGACGCGGTCGGCTCCGTCTGGCCGCTGCACTCGTTCGTGACCGCCAACCCGCTCGCCGGCTTCGAGGACCAGCCGTTCCACGAGGCCGTCGCCGACGCCGAGCAGACCCTCGGCGGCACCGGCTACCCGAGCGCCGACGTGTTCCGGGCGGCGTGGGAGCGCGGCGACATCGACCCCGACGTGCTGCGGAGCGAACTGGCCGCCCACGGCTACGACGACGACCCCGCGGCGTCGCTCGACCGGCTGGCCGCCGCCGGGTCCGTCGGGACGCCGGGGTCGGACGTGGAGACCGCCACCGACCGGGTCGACGCGGTCCTGACGAAGTGGCTGGCGGCCTTCCTCGACCAGGGCCGGGCGAAGTGGCGGATGCCGAACCGCGAGCGGGGGTTCTACGCGGCGGTCCGGCGACTGGCCCCCCACGACGACGACATCCCCGGCGGGGAGGCCTTCGCCGACCAGCCGGACGAACCGGTCGACGCCGTCCGGGAGGTCCTGACCGACTACCCCGTCGGCGAGTGGCGCGACGTCCTCGAGTTCCAGCTGACCGCGCTCCCGGGCTGGACGGGGTTCCTCAAGCAGCGCGCCGACGCCGGCGACGACTGGCAGACCGAGTACCCCATCACGCTCGCGGGCTACCTGGCGGTCCGGCTGACGCTCGCCGACCTGTTCGACGCGCCCGTCGGCCCCGACGAGACGCCCGACGGCCCGGACGGTGGGACCGAGACGCCCGGTGCCGACGTCCCCCTCCCCGAGGTCTGGCTGCGCGCGTGGGAGGCGAGCTACCGCGGCGAGCTGGTCGACGCGGTCGCCGACGCGAGCGGGGCGGCCGCCGAGCGCGACGACGCGGGACGCCCCGACGCCCAGCTGGTGTTCTGCATCGACACCCGCTCCGAGGTGCTCCGCCGCCACGTCGAGGCCGCCGGCGACTACGAGACCCACGGCTACGCCGGCTTCTTCGGCGTGCCGATGCGGTACGCCGGCTACGACGCCGACGCGACCGTCGACGCCTGCCCGCCGATCCTCGACGCACAGCACCGCATCGCGGCCCACCCCACGGGCGGCGGGGACGGCGAGCAGGCCGCCCACGACCGCTGGCACGCCGCCGTGACGGCCGGACGGCGCGCGGTCGAGCGCATGCGGTCCAACGCCGCGACCGCGTTCAGCTTCGTCGAGAGCGCCGGCGCGGGCTACGGTGCCGCACTGGCCGCCCGGACGCTCCTGCCGGGACGCGTCCACGACCTGCTCGACGCGGTCGACCGGCGGGTGCCCGACGAGCACGAGTTCTGCGAGCCGTCGGTCGACTACAACCCGGACTCGGTCAACCCGCTGCGGGAGGGCCTCACCCACGCGGAGAAGGTCGAGTACGCCGCGACCGCGTTCGAGCTGCTGGGCTGGGAGCGCTTCGCCCGGCTCGTCGTCTTCACCGGCCACGCCAGCGAGACGGCGAACAACCCGTTCGACTCGAGCCTCGACTGCGGGGCCTGCGCCGGCAACGCCGGCGGCCCGAACGCCCGCGTCCTCGCCGCCATCTGCAACGACGAGGACGTCAGGGCCGACCTCCGCGAGCGCGGCATCGAGGTTCCGGCGGACACCGTCTTCGTCGCGGGCGAGCACACCACCACGACCGACGAGGTCGAGCTGTACGACGGCCACGTTCCCGAGAGCCACGCGGCCGACCTCGAGCAGCTCCGCGCGGACCTCGGGACCGCCCGGGCGGACGCCGCAGCCGAGCGCGCAGAGGACATGGGCGTGGCGGGCGAGTCTGGCGTCCGCGAGACCCAGCGCCGCGCCGCCGACTGGGCGGAGACCCGCCCCGAGTGGGGGCTGGCCGGCAACGCCGGCTTCGTCGTCGGCCCGCGCGAGCTCACCGACGACCTCGACCTCGACGGCCGCTCGTTCCTCCACTCCTACGACTGGTCGACCGACCCCGACGGCGACGCCCTCGCGGCCATCGTGGCCGGACCGCTGGTCGTCACGCAGTGGATCAACACGCAGTACTACTTCTCGACGGTCGACAACGCGGCCTACGGCAGCGGCTCGAAGGTGACCCAGAACCCGGTCGGGAACGTCGGCGTCTACCAGGGCAACGGCGGCGACCTCATGGCCGGCCTCCCGCTGCAGTCGCTGTACGCCGCGGACGACGAGCCGTACCACCAGCCGCTCCGGCTCTCGACGGTCGTGCACGCGCCCGTCGAGCGCGTCACGGACGTGCTCGCCGACAACCCGACCGTGGCGGGCCTGCTCGACAACGGCTGGCTCTCGCTGACGGTCGTCGACCCCACGCAGGAGCACCGCGCGTTCGAGTACGACGGCGAGCTGGAGTGGACGCCGATGTCGGAGCCGGCGGCCGCAGCGCGGACCCCGACGCCCGAGCCGCAGGCCGCGGACGACTGA
- a CDS encoding proton-conducting transporter transmembrane domain-containing protein, with protein MTGDEQPTTVGQLPTPDRERARLPATLTRAVWLLWGASLVALAARWWRGEGWELPGLVAVDGLTVVLWTAVTFFGGIVHSYARRYMAGSRTIDRFFGRVFAFTLVVLVLVAADSLVLFWLAWLAMGLVMADLIGHVEGWAQARAAGALAQRYFLASSALLGVALATLWWETGATTVSGLAGATSSTPVLLAAGGLVVAAMVQSALVPFHTWLLSSMTAPTPASALMHAGFVNAGGILLVRFAPVVTVEPAVMLGVVLVGAASALGGKLLKTVQTDVKGTLGCSTVGQMGFMLLQAGLGFFGAAITHLILHGFYKAYQFLASGSRVEHTAPNGTSDDGSTGAVGVAVIALTALAGGGLFAALTGKGTALDSGLLLAGLVVLTVVHAAREVVRQSGVTAAVRYGAVPLVALPAIAVYAAVYGVVEGLLHGLPAVGEPAALTPVHALVAAAFFLTYLAVETGVYRRSERLYVRLLNAGQPARETLLTDTEDYNEY; from the coding sequence ATGACAGGAGACGAACAGCCGACGACGGTGGGACAGCTTCCGACTCCGGACCGCGAACGCGCACGGCTGCCGGCGACGCTGACCCGAGCCGTGTGGCTCCTGTGGGGTGCGAGCCTCGTCGCACTCGCCGCCCGGTGGTGGCGCGGCGAGGGCTGGGAACTGCCCGGTCTCGTGGCCGTCGACGGACTGACCGTCGTGCTCTGGACGGCGGTCACCTTCTTCGGCGGCATCGTCCACAGCTACGCCCGGCGCTACATGGCCGGGAGCCGGACCATCGACCGCTTCTTCGGCCGCGTGTTCGCGTTCACGCTGGTCGTCCTGGTGCTGGTCGCCGCCGACAGCCTCGTGCTGTTCTGGCTCGCGTGGCTCGCGATGGGGCTCGTGATGGCCGACCTGATCGGGCACGTCGAGGGGTGGGCACAGGCCCGGGCTGCGGGGGCACTCGCACAGCGGTACTTCCTCGCGAGCAGCGCGTTGCTGGGCGTCGCACTCGCGACGCTGTGGTGGGAGACGGGCGCGACCACCGTCTCGGGGCTGGCCGGGGCCACCTCATCGACGCCGGTCCTGCTCGCCGCCGGGGGGCTCGTGGTGGCGGCGATGGTCCAGTCCGCGCTCGTCCCGTTCCACACGTGGCTGCTCTCGTCGATGACGGCCCCCACCCCGGCCTCGGCGCTGATGCACGCCGGCTTCGTCAACGCGGGCGGCATCCTGCTGGTGCGGTTCGCGCCGGTCGTCACCGTCGAACCCGCGGTCATGCTCGGGGTCGTGCTCGTCGGGGCGGCCAGCGCGCTGGGCGGGAAGCTCCTGAAGACCGTCCAGACGGACGTCAAGGGCACGCTCGGCTGCTCGACCGTCGGGCAGATGGGGTTCATGCTGCTGCAGGCCGGCCTGGGCTTCTTCGGGGCCGCCATCACCCACCTGATACTGCACGGCTTCTACAAGGCCTACCAGTTCCTCGCGTCGGGGAGCCGCGTCGAGCACACGGCCCCGAACGGGACGAGCGACGACGGCTCGACCGGGGCCGTCGGCGTCGCGGTGATCGCCCTCACCGCCCTCGCCGGCGGTGGGCTCTTCGCCGCCCTCACCGGCAAGGGAACCGCGCTCGACAGCGGGCTCCTGCTCGCCGGGCTCGTCGTCCTGACGGTCGTCCACGCCGCCCGCGAGGTCGTCCGGCAGTCGGGAGTCACCGCGGCGGTCCGCTACGGAGCCGTCCCGCTGGTCGCGCTGCCGGCCATCGCCGTCTACGCGGCGGTGTACGGCGTCGTCGAGGGGCTGCTCCACGGCCTCCCGGCGGTCGGCGAACCCGCGGCCCTGACGCCGGTCCACGCCCTCGTCGCGGCGGCGTTCTTCCTGACGTACCTCGCCGTCGAGACCGGCGTCTACCGCCGTAGCGAACGCCTCTACGTGCGGCTGTTGAATGCGGGCCAGCCCGCCCGCGAGACCCTGCTGACCGACACGGAGGACTACAATGAGTACTGA
- a CDS encoding amidohydrolase family protein has translation MEALTGTILAGESFEPIRGRVVVEEGRIAAVEEEPVESEDIVLPAFVNAHTHLGDSVAKDAAVGLSLEEAVVPPDSLKHRRLAAASHEELVTAMRRTLRHVGRTGTLSCLDFREFGVEGARALREAAAPLDVEPFIFGSDDPAVLEVADGYGASGANDDDFTAERAAAGARGVPFAIHAGEPDATDIHPALDLDPDLLIHMVHAEAEHLERVADQSVPVVACPRTNAVLDVGTPPIRALLDHTTVALGTDNVMLNPPSMFREMAYTERHFDVTVREVLRMATTAGAEIAGLDCGVIEPGRRAALTVLDGDSDNLAGSADPVAAVVRRATERDVDRVVR, from the coding sequence ATGGAGGCACTGACCGGGACCATCCTGGCGGGCGAGTCGTTCGAGCCGATACGGGGACGCGTCGTCGTCGAGGAGGGTCGCATCGCCGCCGTCGAGGAGGAGCCGGTCGAGAGCGAGGACATCGTGCTGCCGGCGTTCGTCAACGCCCACACGCACCTGGGCGACTCCGTGGCGAAGGACGCCGCCGTCGGCCTCTCGCTCGAGGAGGCGGTCGTCCCGCCGGACAGCCTGAAGCACCGCCGGCTCGCGGCCGCCAGCCACGAGGAGCTCGTGACCGCGATGCGTCGGACGCTCCGACACGTGGGACGGACGGGGACGCTCTCCTGTCTGGACTTCCGCGAGTTCGGGGTCGAGGGGGCCCGCGCGCTCCGCGAGGCGGCCGCACCGCTCGACGTCGAGCCGTTCATCTTCGGGAGCGACGACCCGGCGGTGCTCGAGGTCGCCGACGGCTACGGTGCGAGCGGCGCGAACGACGACGACTTCACCGCCGAGCGCGCCGCCGCCGGAGCGCGCGGCGTCCCCTTCGCCATCCACGCCGGCGAGCCCGACGCGACCGACATCCACCCCGCGCTCGACCTCGACCCGGACCTGCTGATCCACATGGTCCACGCCGAGGCGGAGCACCTCGAGCGCGTCGCCGACCAGTCGGTTCCGGTCGTGGCCTGCCCGCGGACGAACGCCGTACTCGACGTCGGCACGCCGCCGATACGGGCGCTGCTCGACCACACGACCGTCGCGCTCGGTACGGACAACGTCATGCTGAACCCGCCGTCGATGTTCCGCGAGATGGCGTACACGGAGCGCCACTTCGACGTGACCGTCCGGGAGGTGCTGCGGATGGCGACGACCGCCGGCGCTGAGATCGCCGGCCTGGACTGCGGTGTCATCGAGCCCGGCAGGCGGGCGGCGCTCACCGTGCTCGACGGCGACTCGGACAACCTGGCCGGTTCGGCCGACCCGGTGGCGGCGGTCGTGCGCCGGGCGACCGAGCGCGACGTGGACCGCGTGGTGCGCTAG
- a CDS encoding Lrp/AsnC family transcriptional regulator: MSDEDIDDVDSAILYALQEDARNMSSGDIAERTGTSDSTVRKRIQRLESEGIVKGYSADVDYQRSGYPLRMLLFCTASIPERGELIPEIMQIEGVVSVQELVTGEQNLLVTAVGESDDDITPVAQALLDLGVTVADEVLVRSHETKPFGKFDPEQAGTDD; this comes from the coding sequence ATGAGCGACGAGGACATCGACGACGTGGACAGCGCCATCCTGTACGCGCTCCAGGAGGACGCCCGGAACATGTCGTCGGGCGACATCGCGGAGCGAACCGGCACCTCCGACAGCACCGTCCGCAAGCGAATCCAGCGGCTCGAGTCCGAGGGCATCGTCAAGGGCTACAGCGCCGACGTTGACTACCAGCGGTCGGGCTACCCGCTCCGGATGCTGCTCTTCTGTACCGCGTCGATCCCCGAACGTGGCGAGCTCATCCCCGAGATCATGCAGATAGAGGGCGTCGTCTCCGTCCAGGAGCTCGTCACCGGCGAGCAGAACCTCCTCGTGACCGCGGTCGGCGAGTCCGACGACGACATCACGCCGGTCGCACAGGCGCTGCTCGACCTGGGTGTGACGGTCGCCGACGAGGTGCTCGTCCGCAGCCACGAGACGAAGCCGTTCGGCAAGTTCGACCCCGAGCAGGCCGGGACGGACGACTAG
- a CDS encoding halocyanin domain-containing protein, producing MSRPRTRRTVVRAVCGSLAVGVAGCLGGDSTDGGTDEPATTTDAPATTTQATTADQGTETADQPTVESFLADTSNFDGVVDRTGTDAVEVEVGVEANGAFFGFGPAAVRVDQGTTVTWTWTGQGSTHNVVARHGAEFASEQTSEAGFTFEHVFDQPGTVLYVCEPHEGVGMKGAVVVE from the coding sequence ATGAGCCGACCTCGCACACGCCGCACGGTCGTCCGGGCGGTCTGTGGCAGCCTCGCCGTCGGTGTCGCCGGCTGTCTCGGCGGCGATTCGACCGACGGCGGTACGGACGAACCCGCGACGACCACCGACGCCCCGGCGACGACGACGCAGGCGACGACCGCCGACCAGGGGACCGAGACCGCCGACCAGCCGACGGTCGAGTCGTTCCTCGCGGACACGAGCAACTTCGACGGCGTCGTCGACCGGACCGGGACCGACGCGGTCGAGGTCGAGGTCGGCGTCGAGGCCAACGGCGCGTTCTTCGGCTTCGGCCCGGCGGCCGTCCGCGTCGACCAGGGGACGACGGTCACCTGGACGTGGACCGGCCAGGGCAGCACCCACAACGTCGTCGCCAGACACGGTGCCGAGTTCGCGAGCGAACAGACCAGCGAGGCCGGCTTCACCTTCGAGCACGTCTTCGACCAGCCGGGGACCGTGCTGTACGTCTGCGAACCGCACGAGGGCGTCGGCATGAAGGGTGCGGTCGTCGTCGAGTGA
- a CDS encoding universal stress protein gives MTELSTDAFPPSEEVADVLARPPVRTETVLVPVGPADGHRAEALAETAAEAAGLLQTTVRILHVFTESRFERVRETLSSETDTPLSPDEAATHVEPVRAVARALCTPLRQYGTTMDVTGRVGDDVSREIVAAAEALDAKRVFVGGRKRSPVGKVRNGSTAQQVLLDAPCPVTFVRDFESSTQG, from the coding sequence ATGACGGAGCTCTCGACCGACGCGTTCCCGCCCTCCGAGGAGGTGGCCGACGTCCTCGCACGACCACCCGTGCGGACCGAGACGGTGCTGGTCCCCGTCGGTCCGGCCGACGGCCACCGAGCCGAGGCGCTCGCGGAGACGGCCGCCGAGGCCGCCGGACTGCTGCAGACGACGGTCCGGATCCTGCACGTGTTCACGGAGTCGCGGTTCGAGCGGGTCCGCGAGACGCTCTCGTCGGAGACGGACACGCCGCTCTCGCCCGACGAGGCGGCCACCCACGTCGAGCCGGTGCGGGCGGTCGCGAGGGCGCTCTGCACGCCGCTACGGCAGTACGGCACGACGATGGACGTCACCGGCCGCGTCGGCGACGACGTGAGTCGGGAGATCGTCGCCGCTGCCGAGGCGCTCGACGCGAAGCGGGTCTTCGTCGGTGGCCGCAAGCGGAGCCCCGTCGGGAAGGTCCGGAACGGGAGCACCGCACAGCAGGTGCTGCTCGACGCGCCCTGTCCGGTGACGTTCGTCCGCGATTTCGAGTCGTCGACCCAGGGCTGA
- a CDS encoding universal stress protein yields MTSVLVPFDGSALAQQAVEFACERFPEADITALFVVDTTVTHQPEKYVGVKLGEIYEQRESEGAALLEEAETLAETYDVELTTAIEHGRPVDEILDYVADHDVDHVVLGSHSHDRFERFFLGSIAERVSERVPVPVTIVR; encoded by the coding sequence ATGACCAGCGTTCTGGTCCCGTTCGACGGCTCGGCGCTCGCACAGCAGGCGGTGGAGTTCGCCTGCGAGCGGTTCCCGGAGGCCGATATCACGGCGCTGTTCGTCGTCGACACGACCGTCACCCACCAGCCCGAGAAGTACGTCGGCGTGAAGCTCGGCGAGATCTACGAGCAGCGCGAGTCGGAGGGAGCGGCGCTCCTGGAGGAGGCCGAGACGCTCGCCGAGACGTACGACGTGGAGCTGACGACGGCGATCGAACACGGTCGGCCGGTCGACGAGATCCTCGACTACGTCGCGGACCACGACGTCGACCACGTCGTCCTGGGGAGCCACAGCCACGACCGCTTCGAGCGGTTCTTCCTCGGCAGCATCGCGGAACGTGTCTCCGAGCGGGTCCCCGTCCCGGTCACCATCGTCCGCTGA
- a CDS encoding Na+/H+ antiporter NhaC family protein codes for MSGFGALSLVPPLLAIVLAIVTRKAVLSLFVGIWAGGVILTGGIGLGQTFDWIAAAIGDSVFHAQIIIFTLLLGSAVAMIWRLGGSHAVRDWAIERIDTKRKAGVAAWILGLVLFFDDYANTAVVGSTMKDVSDHLEVSREKLSYLVDSTAAPVATLAISSWVAFQLSMIEAGYEATDLAESDIPGSFSVFLESIPYNMYSILAIVMVGIVVLSQRDYGEMLTAEHRAAETGRVTREDARPMQDVESELGEPNVDDPRLTSFFLPIVVLIAVTIGSALWTGYTPGATLYDMVTEADYAVALIFGSFAMVVSTYALGYAYGLLSLGESVDTTIDGFGIMLTAVTILVLAWGIGNVVAPVEDGGLGTGAYVGDFVEQFVSPELLPVIVLFTAAFIAFSTGSSWGTMGIVTPIAVPVAWSLTSSHTMVAVMVGMVFSGAIFGDHSSPISDTTVLSSTFTGADLVDHVRTQFYYAATVVLVVAVLMLVWGYTRITPFVLLPIGILALVGLVYGLSELDAGRRGIDPKSAGRPSRAPADDD; via the coding sequence ATGTCAGGGTTCGGTGCGCTCTCGCTCGTCCCGCCGCTGCTCGCGATCGTGCTGGCGATCGTCACCCGAAAGGCGGTCCTGTCCCTGTTCGTGGGCATCTGGGCGGGCGGCGTCATCTTGACGGGCGGGATCGGGTTGGGACAGACCTTCGACTGGATTGCGGCGGCGATCGGCGACAGCGTCTTCCACGCACAGATCATCATCTTCACGCTGCTGTTGGGGTCGGCGGTCGCGATGATCTGGCGGCTCGGCGGCTCCCACGCCGTCCGCGACTGGGCGATCGAACGTATCGACACCAAACGCAAGGCCGGCGTGGCGGCGTGGATACTCGGCCTGGTGCTGTTCTTCGACGACTACGCCAACACGGCCGTCGTCGGGAGCACCATGAAGGATGTCTCCGACCACCTGGAGGTCTCCCGGGAGAAGCTCTCCTACCTGGTCGACTCGACGGCCGCACCGGTGGCGACGCTGGCCATCTCCTCGTGGGTCGCCTTCCAGCTGTCGATGATCGAGGCGGGCTACGAGGCGACCGACCTGGCCGAGAGCGATATCCCCGGCTCCTTCTCGGTGTTCCTGGAGTCGATCCCCTACAACATGTACTCCATCCTGGCCATCGTGATGGTCGGCATCGTCGTCCTCTCACAGCGCGACTACGGCGAGATGCTCACCGCCGAACACCGCGCCGCCGAGACGGGACGGGTCACCCGCGAGGACGCCCGGCCGATGCAGGACGTCGAGTCCGAACTCGGCGAGCCGAACGTCGACGACCCGCGCCTGACGTCGTTCTTCCTGCCCATCGTCGTGCTGATCGCGGTCACCATCGGCTCGGCGCTGTGGACCGGCTACACGCCCGGTGCAACGCTGTACGACATGGTCACCGAGGCCGACTACGCCGTGGCGCTGATCTTCGGCTCCTTCGCGATGGTCGTCTCGACGTACGCACTGGGCTACGCCTACGGCCTGCTGTCGCTGGGCGAGAGCGTCGACACGACCATCGACGGCTTCGGCATCATGCTGACCGCGGTGACCATCCTCGTGCTCGCGTGGGGTATCGGCAACGTCGTCGCCCCCGTCGAGGACGGCGGCCTCGGCACGGGCGCGTACGTCGGCGACTTCGTCGAGCAGTTCGTCTCGCCGGAGCTCCTGCCCGTCATCGTGCTGTTCACCGCCGCCTTCATCGCCTTCTCGACGGGGAGCTCCTGGGGCACGATGGGCATCGTGACGCCCATCGCCGTCCCCGTCGCCTGGAGCCTGACCAGCAGTCACACCATGGTCGCTGTCATGGTCGGCATGGTGTTCTCCGGTGCCATCTTCGGCGACCACTCCTCGCCGATCTCCGACACCACGGTGCTGTCCTCGACGTTCACCGGCGCGGACCTCGTCGACCACGTCCGCACGCAGTTCTACTACGCGGCCACCGTCGTCCTCGTCGTCGCCGTCCTGATGCTGGTGTGGGGCTACACCCGGATCACGCCGTTCGTCCTGCTCCCCATCGGCATCCTCGCGCTCGTCGGCCTCGTCTACGGGCTCTCCGAACTCGACGCCGGCCGCCGGGGCATCGACCCCAAATCCGCCGGCCGGCCGTCGCGCGCCCCGGCCGACGACGACTGA
- a CDS encoding universal stress protein yields the protein MRVLHVFTQARLERVRDELAGDADTALSPDEAATHVEPVRAVASELCTPLRQCGTTMDVTGCVGEDVSREFGAKPVFVGGRRRSPVGKGRKGSTAQRVLLDAPCPVTFVRDPA from the coding sequence GTGCGCGTCCTGCACGTGTTCACGCAGGCGCGCCTCGAACGGGTCCGCGACGAGTTGGCGGGCGACGCCGACACGGCGCTCTCGCCCGACGAGGCGGCGACGCACGTCGAACCGGTTCGAGCGGTCGCGAGCGAACTCTGCACCCCGCTCCGGCAGTGCGGGACGACGATGGACGTCACGGGGTGCGTCGGCGAGGACGTGAGCCGGGAGTTCGGCGCGAAGCCCGTCTTCGTCGGCGGTCGCCGGCGGAGCCCGGTCGGGAAGGGCAGGAAAGGCAGCACCGCACAGCGTGTGCTGCTCGACGCACCCTGTCCGGTGACGTTCGTCCGGGACCCGGCGTAG
- a CDS encoding methylated-DNA--[protein]-cysteine S-methyltransferase has product MHVPIFGTTIEIDESHIAEPPAVVREQVREYARGERETFDLTVTTPEGLTGDVMAAMADIPYGETRTYGELAADLDTAPVAVGQACGRNPVPVLVPCHRVVGSDGGLRGYSGGDGVATKRRLLEFEQGTTQTRLSGES; this is encoded by the coding sequence ATGCACGTCCCCATCTTCGGCACCACCATCGAGATCGACGAGAGCCACATCGCCGAACCGCCCGCGGTCGTTCGCGAGCAGGTCCGCGAGTACGCACGGGGCGAGCGCGAGACGTTCGACCTGACGGTCACCACACCCGAGGGCCTGACCGGCGACGTGATGGCCGCCATGGCAGACATCCCCTACGGCGAGACACGCACGTACGGGGAGCTCGCGGCCGACCTCGACACCGCTCCCGTCGCCGTCGGCCAGGCGTGCGGGCGGAACCCCGTCCCGGTACTCGTCCCCTGCCACCGCGTCGTCGGCAGCGACGGCGGGCTTAGGGGCTACTCCGGCGGCGACGGCGTCGCCACCAAGCGGCGGCTCCTCGAGTTCGAGCAGGGGACGACGCAGACGCGGCTCTCGGGGGAGTCGTAG
- a CDS encoding ArsR/SmtB family transcription factor, with amino-acid sequence MSERSTTTPPTDAQTEQGTGCCSGAHSHSLPESAVATDVELLATLGNDTRYEALRVIAEADDDVCVCEIEPALGVSQGAVSQALSRLFSAGLVERRKEGRWRYYSPTPRAERLLAALDETRGDDRD; translated from the coding sequence ATGAGTGAACGGTCGACCACCACCCCACCGACGGACGCACAGACCGAGCAGGGGACCGGCTGCTGTTCGGGGGCCCACTCGCACTCCCTGCCGGAATCGGCGGTCGCCACCGACGTCGAGCTCCTCGCGACGCTCGGGAACGACACCCGCTACGAGGCGCTCCGGGTCATCGCCGAGGCAGACGACGACGTCTGCGTCTGCGAGATCGAGCCCGCACTCGGCGTGAGCCAGGGCGCGGTCAGCCAGGCGCTCTCCCGGCTGTTCAGCGCCGGCCTCGTCGAGCGACGGAAGGAGGGTCGCTGGCGGTACTACTCGCCGACGCCCCGGGCGGAACGACTGCTCGCCGCACTCGACGAGACGAGAGGCGACGACCGTGACTGA
- a CDS encoding arsenite methyltransferase, translating to MTDRQSTTDTAAGLDAATQRAAVRERYGRIAEESGSCCDDSASCCAETADGDGRNEVSKQHGYSAADLAAVDGDANLNLGCGNPTAIASLDAGDTVLDLGSGGGFDCFLAAREVGPDGHVVGVDMTPEMVETARDNVAANDTTNVEFRLGEIEHLPVADASVDVVISNCVVNLSPDKPQVLREAYRVLRPGGRVAISDVVLTADLPGDLRVDPESVAGCVGGAASIPELESMLTEAGFVDVAIEPKDDSDEFIREWDDALDLSEYIVAAAIEAERPDPEVSS from the coding sequence GTGACTGACAGACAGTCCACCACCGACACGGCTGCCGGCCTCGACGCGGCGACCCAGCGGGCCGCCGTACGTGAACGCTACGGACGCATCGCCGAGGAGTCCGGCTCGTGTTGCGACGACAGCGCCTCCTGCTGCGCCGAGACGGCTGACGGCGACGGCCGGAACGAGGTTTCGAAGCAGCACGGCTACTCGGCCGCCGACCTCGCCGCCGTCGACGGCGACGCGAACCTGAACCTCGGCTGTGGCAACCCGACCGCCATCGCCAGCCTCGACGCGGGCGACACCGTCCTCGACCTCGGCTCCGGCGGCGGCTTCGACTGCTTCCTGGCCGCCCGCGAGGTCGGCCCCGACGGCCACGTCGTCGGCGTCGACATGACGCCCGAGATGGTCGAGACGGCCCGCGACAACGTCGCGGCGAACGACACCACGAACGTCGAGTTCCGCCTCGGCGAGATCGAACACCTCCCGGTCGCCGACGCGTCCGTCGACGTCGTCATCTCGAACTGCGTCGTCAACCTCTCGCCCGACAAGCCGCAGGTCCTCCGTGAGGCCTACCGCGTCCTCCGCCCCGGCGGTCGCGTCGCCATCTCCGACGTCGTCCTGACCGCCGACCTCCCGGGCGACCTGCGGGTCGACCCGGAATCGGTCGCGGGCTGTGTCGGCGGCGCGGCGTCGATCCCCGAACTCGAGTCGATGCTGACCGAGGCCGGCTTCGTCGACGTCGCCATCGAGCCGAAGGACGACAGCGACGAGTTCATCCGCGAGTGGGACGACGCGCTCGACCTGAGCGAGTACATCGTCGCCGCGGCCATCGAGGCCGAGCGGCCGGACCCGGAGGTGTCCTCGTAG